One genomic region from Nostoc sphaeroides encodes:
- the petJ gene encoding cytochrome c6 PetJ, which yields MKKLVTLVLVTFLLSISTFIPASAADTVNGEQIFSVHCAGCHINGSNIIRRGKNLKKQALKKYGMDSIEAVTSIVTNGKNNMSAYKERLSEQQIKDVAAYVLEQAEKDWR from the coding sequence TTGAAAAAACTAGTCACATTAGTATTAGTAACATTTTTGTTATCGATAAGCACTTTTATACCTGCTAGTGCAGCAGACACGGTTAACGGTGAACAAATATTTAGTGTTCATTGTGCTGGTTGTCATATCAACGGTAGCAACATCATTAGGCGAGGTAAAAATCTCAAAAAGCAAGCGCTGAAAAAGTATGGCATGGATTCAATAGAGGCAGTTACATCTATAGTTACCAATGGTAAAAATAATATGTCAGCCTACAAAGAACGCCTCAGTGAACAGCAAATTAAAGATGTTGCTGCTTACGTTCTCGAACAAGCTGAAAAAGACTGGCGTTAG